Proteins encoded together in one Myxocyprinus asiaticus isolate MX2 ecotype Aquarium Trade chromosome 21, UBuf_Myxa_2, whole genome shotgun sequence window:
- the dnph1 gene encoding 2'-deoxynucleoside 5'-phosphate N-hydrolase 1 yields the protein MNIYFCGSIRGGRQDVNIYQRIVKQLQKYGKVLTEHVGYDSLSEKGEGAVLDGDKAIHDRDMEWLMMSDVIVAEVTQPSLGVGYELGRAVAMNKRVLCLFRPSSGKVLSAMIRGAASTMTDSLFHVQDYAEDEVESILEKYFDPLAKN from the exons ATGAACATATACTTTTGTGGAAGcatccgtggagggagacaggacGTGAATATTTACCAGCGAATAGTGAAGCAATTACAGAAGTACGGCAAAGTTTTAACAGAGCATGTCGGCTATGATAGTCTGTCTGAAAAAG GTGAGGGCGCAGTCTTGGATGGAGACAAAGCGATTCATGATCGGGATATGGAGTGGCTTATGATGTCTGATG TGATAGTGGCTGAGGTGACACAACCATCTTTAGGAGTCGGCTATGAACTTGGTCGAGCTGTGGCAATGAACAAGAGGGTTCTCTGCCTCTTCAGGCCATCTTCTGGAAAAG TGCTGTCTGCAATGATAAGAGGAGCAGCTTCTACAATGACAGACTCGCTCTTTCATGTACAAGACTACGCAGAGGATGAAGTCGAGAGTATCTTGGAGAAGTACTTTGATCCTCTCGCCAAGAACTGA
- the LOC127412301 gene encoding male-enhanced antigen 1-like has product MEVERAREMGPERISPNSEEDVAQERPVDTAVPEEWSGEDMEEDEGNGGYYYQPLNQDPEGMNSSHTEPADEGTTGEQLQDVQERIEAMGLFLPQPPPHSDEEEDPEGAAACSSHTSIPMDADHVELVKRTMAAVNLPTLGIPPWAQEISDDQWKDMVQQTLQSRQSSAGLRLDRK; this is encoded by the exons ATGGAAGTGGAGAGGGCCCGAGAAATGGGTCCAGAGAGAATCTCGCCGAACTCCGAGGAGGATGTTGCGCAGGAGCGGCCTGTAGACACCGCAGTGCCGGAGGAGTGGAGCGGAGAGGATATGGAGGAGGATGAAGGCAATGGAGGTTATTATTATCAACCTCTGAATCAAGACCCAGAAGGGATGAACAGCTCACACACAGAGCCAGCTGATGAGGGAACGACTGGCGAGCAGCTGCAGGACGTCCAGGAAAGAATAGAG GCCATGGGTCTGTTCTTGCCCCAGCCTCCTCCACACAGTGATGAAGAGGAAGACCCTGAAGGAGCTGCTGCCTGTAGTAGCCACACATCCATTCCCATGGATGCAG ATCACGTTGAGCTGGTGAAAAGGACCATGGCGGCAGTAAATTTGCCGACATTAGGGATTCCTCCCTGGGCCCAAGAAATCTCCGATGACCAATGGAAAGACATGGTCCAGCAGACACTTCAATCTAGACAAAGCTCTGCAGGCCTGAGACTGGACCGCAAGTGA